The genomic DNA TGTATAACAATCGTGAATAATAATGTCCTATCAATTTATCATTAAATAAATGTAAAAAATGACCCTATTTATTCATTTTTCATGCGTATGTATGTACATTTGTGAATTTATTCGATATATTATGGGTATTGAATGATTACGAAAAGTGTATAGGTCGCTTATATAACACCTTATATTTTTATATCCGTGAAAACTACAAAGTGTATGAAAATCCATTTGTCAAATGAATTTAGTGCGGAAGGAGGTTTGTGGTTACTTCATAGGGTATAATAATCAGTTTTTTACTGATAAAAATATAGGAGGCGACATAATGTTTCGTACGATTTCAAATTTCATGAGAGTAGCTGAGATAAGAAGGAAAATCCTTTTTACACTAGCGATGTTAATCGTTTTTCGAATTGGCACGTTTATTCCAGTTCCTCATACTAACGCAGAGGTATTAAAAGTACAAGATCAAGCTAACGTTCTAGGTATGTTAAACGTATTTGGTGGAGGAGCACTGCAACACTTCTCAATCTTTGCTGTAGGTATTACACCATATATTACAGCTTCTATCATAGTACAATTACTTCAAATGGATGTTATACCTAAATTTTCGGAATGGGCAAAGCAAGGAGAAATGGGCCGTAAGAAATCAGCTCAATTCACTCGATACTTTACAATCATTCTCGCATTCATACAGGCCATCGGAATGTCTTATGGCTTTAATAATATAGCTGGTGGACAATTAATAACAGATCAAAGCTGGACTACATACTTATTTATTGCGACAGTTTTAACTGCAGGTACTGCATTTTTACTTTGGTTAGGCGAACAAATTACCGCTAACGGAGTTGGTAATGGTATTTCGATGATTATCTTCGCAGGTCTCGTTGCCGCGATTCCAAATGTTGCAAATCAAATTTATTTACAACAATTCCAAAATGCTGGCGATCAGCTATTCATGCACATAATAAAAATTGTTTTAATTGGACTCGTAATTTTAGCGATAGTTGTTGGCGTTATTTACATTCAACAAGCTGTACGTAAAATACCGATACAATATGCAAAAGCTGTTTCAGGAAACAATCAATATCAAGGAGCAAAAAACACTCATTTACCTCTTAAAGTAAATAGTGCTGGTGTTATACCAGTTATCTTTGCTTCTGCATTTTTAATGACGCCGCGTACAATTGCGCAGCTCTTCCCTGATTCAAGCATATCAAAATGGTTAGTTGCAAATCTTGATTTCGCACATCCAATTGGAATGACACTTTATGTCGGTCTTATCGTTGCTTTCACATACTTCTACGCATTTATTCAAGTAAATCCTGAACAAATGGCTGAGAATTTGAAAAAGCAAAATGGATATGTTCCTGGTATTCGTCCTGGTAAAGCAACTGAACAATATGTAACTAAAATTTTATACCGTTTAACATTTATCGGTGCAATTTTCTTAGGTGCAATTTCTATATTACCGCTCGTATTCACGAAAATTGCTACGTTACCACCTTCTGCCCAAATTGGTGGTACAAGCTTACTTATCATTGTCGGTGTAGCACTAGAAACTATGAAGACGTTAGAAAGCCAGCTTGTAAAACGTCATTATAAAGGTTTTATTAAAAAAGTGAATTAATTATAAAAAACACAGTTGGAAAAATAACCAACTGTGTTTTTTATTGTATCAGTCCTGTAATATACAGGGCTGTTGCTTTATTAAACTACATCTCCTTCTCTAATAACCGCCCTTTTTTGAAATAAGTCCGTAGTGTAGAACGATTGGCTAAAAATACACCAATCAATATAAAACAAGCCCCCATTCCCATTATAGGATTTAAAGGTTCTCCTAAAATGATATATCCCACAATTATTGCAATTAATGGTGATACATATAACCACGTCGATGGAAATACTGGATTTGTTTTTGATAAGAGCCAGTAATATAGTCCGTGTCCACCGATCGATCCGATAAATATGAGATATAAAATAGGCCATTGTACACTCCATGAAGTTAATACAGTTACATTTGGTTGTTCTACAATAATAGATGCGATTAGTAGTAAAATCCCTCCATAAAACATTTGAATACCGTTAATAAGAAATGGTGATACATTTGATAAATCTGAAAGTATTTCTTTCGAACGAATAGAGCCTATTCCGTAAAATAACTCTCCTATAACTAAAACAATACAAGCAATACTCCATATGAAACTTACTTGTTGATGCATTCCTGGTAAAGAAACAAATATAACACCTATTAGTGCGATAACTAAAGCAACGAGTTGCTCCTTTTGTAATTTCTCCCTATTCCTCTTTGCTTGTATTAATAAAATCATCATTGGTCCCGTAGCAGAAAGAACAGCAGCTAATCCCGAAGAAATATATTGTTCTGACCAATATAAACTTGCGAATGTCATAAATGTTAAACAAAATCCAGCATACATAATACGTTTTGAAAATATATGTGGCATAATTTCTTTTCGCTTTAATTTAAAAATAATCATAAGGATTATGCCCGCTAAAAAGAATCGAATTCCTGCTGAAAACAACGGTGGCGCCCCTGCTTCAATTCCAATTTTTATTGTTAAAAATGTTGTCCCGAAAATAATACATACTAAAATGTAATTAAAAATGACCATTTTTCTTCCTCCTTTTTACTCTTAAAATGAGTATAGAGGGTATGGTGTATAACAGTGTATCAATACATATAACAGTTACTTCAAGTTGTAGTTGATTCCCTATATATTTTTCGCTTTAATTAAATTAAAAAGAAAAATAGGTGAAACTATGAAGATTGTATTGCGTAAAGAATCAAACATACCGTATTACAAGCAAATATATATGCAAATTGTTGAAAGAGTACAAAGTGGTATGCTTTCACATGGTGAATCCCTTCCTTCTTTACGTTGTATGGCCACAGATTTACAAATCAATGTATTAACTGTTCGTAAAGCGTATAAACAGTTAGAAACGAAAGGGTATATACGCATCGAACAAGGAAAAGGTGCTTACATATATAAACGTGTAAAGAAAGATTTCAAACCGATACCGTATAAATGGCAACAATCAAGATCTATTAATGTTATGCGTTCTCAATATGCAATGAATAAGCACCGTAAATATTATGATTTTTCACAAGCAATTCTGTATCCTCGTCTGTTACCAAATCCATTTTTGGCAGACGAAATGCATAAATTGCTAGATAAAAATCCGATGTTGTTAGCAACTTATGGGCCAGTTCAAGGCGATTATGAACTGCGAGTTGAAATAGCAAATTACTTAAATGAACACCAGAAATTAGTGACGGACCCATCTCAATTATTAATTACAAGCGGAGCACAACAAGGAATTGATTTAATTGCTCAAACATTATTAAAACCTGGAGATATCGTATTAGTAGAAAGTCCATGTTACAGTGCTGCGCTTGACGTTTTCATCAATAAAGGTGTTCAAATCATTCCTATTTCTCTTGATAATCATGGAGTTCGCTCCGACTTAATTGATGATATTTGTCAAAGTAAAAATCCTGTTTTATTGTATACAAATCCCACCTTCCAGAACCCGACAGGTACAGTAATGAGTAAAGAACGAAGAATGGAACTTATAGAACTAGCGGAGCTATATCAATTTTTTATCATTGAAGATGATTCTTTCGGAGAAATATATTTTGAAGGTGCTATAGTCCCACCACCAATCAAAAGTTTTGATAAGGATGGCCACGTGATATATATAAAAGGATTTAGTAAAACGTTAGCACCAGGACTCCGTATCGCAGCACTTTTTGCCGATGGTCCTATTTTTGAATGGCTATATGCAGTGAAAGGTTCCATGGATATCGGTAGTCCTTTATTAACACAGAAGGCACTTCTACCTTTCTTACGTGCGGAACGTATGAAAAATCATTTAGAAAAATTACGTACAGCTTTACAAATGAGACGTGATTTAACAATTGATATACTATCGCCATTAAAAGGACTAAACTTTGAGATACCAAATGGCGGTTTTAATTTATGGGTGAAACTGCCTGATTCGATAGATCCCTTTACCTTATTACAAAAAGCAAATGAAGTAGATGTCTCTTTTTTACCAGGAACAGCTTGTCTATTAAACTACGAAACAAATGATAACCAATTAAGAATTAGCTATTCAATGTTAAACGAGAAAGATATGGCAATTGGATTAGAGAAATTACATGATACAATACGAAACAGTATTTGTTAGAAGTAATAACACAATAGCCAACAATAAATAATACCCGAAAATGACAATGTGTAGTATGGGCTATTATTTATTGTTGAGCTTTTTCGTTATTCTTAACAGCCGATTTTAAAACTTGTCTTTCTTTCAATTCTTCAACACTGCCATATCGATCAATAACAATTGCTTTCATTTCCTCTCCTCCTTGCTGTTTATTTTAATAACATACAATTATTTCTCAAAATTTTTTGCCTTGAATTACCATATACTTATTTTTGGGGGTAATTATGCAAAAAGCATTATAAAGTAAAACTTTAATCATTCCTCACCAATCGGGCTCTTACTGCCCGGCAAATAGCGGGATGAATTTCAAAAAGAATCTTACACACATCTTAGAATCATCCAAAACTGTTTTATTAATTAAATTCAAAAGAAATGAGGCTAACTATATGAGTGAAAAGATATTTAAAATAAACGGAATTGATATATGTACAGAAAGCTTTGGGAACCCTAAGAACCCTGCTATTTTATTAATTATGGGCGCTACATGTTCCATGGTTTATTGGGACGAAGAGTTTTGTGAGCTGTTGGCTAGTACGGGGAAATTTGTTATTCGCTTTGATAACCGTGATGTTGGACGCTCTGTTGCCTACGAACCTAGAACTTCCAATTATACAGTAACAGATATGGCTGAAGATGCAATTGGAGTACTAGATGCTTATCATATTGATAAAGCTCACCTATTTGGTATGTCATTAGGTGGTATGATTGCTCAAATTGCCGCTATAAAACATCCCGAAAGAATTTTGACGCTAACTTTACTAGCGACTAGTGTAATAGGATCTGATGACAATACTCGCGATTTACCTCCAATGGATGAAAGAATTTTAACACATCATGTAAATGGCACAAGTATAGATTGGACAAATAAAAACGATGTGGCAGAGTATTTAGTTTCAGGATCTCGTCTATTATGTGGATCAGAACGAATATTTGATGAAAATAGAGTTTATACACAAGTAAAACAAGAAATAGAACGCGCAAATAATTTATTAAGTATGTTTAATCATGCTTTACTTCAAGGTGATGATGCATATGAAGGTGTACTTCACTCCATACAAGCACCTACATTGGTTATTCACGGAACAGATGATACAGCACTCCCATTCGAACATGGCCTCGCACTAATTGATGAAATTCCAAACTCAGTACTATTAACTCTTAAAGGGGCAGGCCATGAAAACCATCCAGATGACTGGGAAAACATAATTACTGCTGTTTCTAAACATACATCTGAAATTTAGACAAACAAATAATTAACAAAAGGGGCACAAATTATATTGTGCCCCTTCTATTTACAAACAAAAACCCATCACTGTATTCGTATGTATAGTGATGGGACTTCTTATATTTTTCTATGTTTAAAAAAATGGACAATCTAATTGATCAACAGATTCCCATAATTTTTTTTTTGCATTTTCGGTGGATGTATTTGTTTCTAGTGTCATGTTTTTAAAAGGGTTTACTTCAACTTTTAATAAGGATGAAGGCTCCACATATAATGAGAAAACATGGCTGCTTGGTAAAGCTTTAGAAACGTCAATATCTCCTACTTGTTTAAATAGTTGCTGCGCAGCAAAAAAGAAGAAATTAGTTGGATTTGATTGTTTATTCAGCCACGCAAGCATTTCAGGTGATACCGATTTATGAATATTGATTTTTACTCGATCACCACGTTTATATCGCCTAGATCGCATACTTCCACCAACTAACTTATCGTTAAGTTTGTAAATCCTAACTCTTTTTGCTTATGCTCTCTATATTTTGGCGAACAAGTATAGACTAATAATCCTCGTGCATTGGTAAATAACGGATTATCTACAAAGATTACATTTTTGAGTCGTCCTTTTTGCTTTAAAATCATTTTTAAACTGTTTTTAATAATTACTGCACCACCGCCATAAATAAACACGTATGGATCGTCTTTCATATCATCAATTTTATTTATAATATCTGTTGCAACACGAGCTGCTAAACCTAATAGTGCCGGCTGTGATTCCTCAACTAATAAGGTATTTCTCGGATGCTTATCATTTAAATAAATTTGATTGAATTCTGTAATACTATCAATCGTCTTAGTTGGATACTTTCGGTTCCATCTCGTGATAATTTGTAATAACGTCTCTTTTACACCATAAGATAAACCTTTACTTAGTTGCGGACGGAAATTTACCCCTAATGAAACAACTTCTTCTGTCGTCCCTGCACCAATATCAAAAGAGAGTAGAGTCTTATCTACAAAATCAATTTCAGAAACTTGATTCGGCTCACATTCTATTTTATGTTTCACAACATTTCCTTCTTCATCGTATACAATGCCCCACGTCCCAGATGCGCCCTCAGGCAGGCATTTACAAAACTCAATTGAAACATTAATTGTCACATCGCGTCCGTTCGGATAATGGAAAATAACCTTATGATTTCCCATATAACGTTTTGCATTTTCAGCAGCTATTTCTTGTGTAATAAGCTGCATAGGAAGAGCGACAGATAAATCATAACGAATATTAATATGGCTAGAAGTTGGACTTTGTCGCATAGCGCTTACCGCCAAACCTGATAGTATTGTAATAACCATTAACTCATCCGTTGACTTATTCGATTTCTTCTCTACCTCAGTACCTTTTAATTGATCTTGAATGACTTTTTCTCCAACGATGTATCGTACATTATTTAGCATTAACGATGGCGAACTTATAGTCACATCAATGTGGTTTTCTAATTCAGATAATGAAACATCTACCTC from Bacillus cereus G9842 includes the following:
- a CDS encoding ParM/StbA family protein, with amino-acid sequence MSILLKAGADAGNNGLKLMVKGQDPIFIPSIYSLYIGEPTGLLDEVDVSLSELENHIDVTISSPSLMLNNVRYIVGEKVIQDQLKGTEVEKKSNKSTDELMVITILSGLAVSAMRQSPTSSHINIRYDLSVALPMQLITQEIAAENAKRYMGNHKVIFHYPNGRDVTINVSIEFCKCLPEGASGTWGIVYDEEGNVVKHKIECEPNQVSEIDFVDKTLLSFDIGAGTTEEVVSLGVNFRPQLSKGLSYGVKETLLQIITRWNRKYPTKTIDSITEFNQIYLNDKHPRNTLLVEESQPALLGLAARVATDIINKIDDMKDDPYVFIYGGGAVIIKNSLKMILKQKGRLKNVIFVDNPLFTNARGLLVYTCSPKYREHKQKELGFTNLTIS
- a CDS encoding alpha/beta fold hydrolase, with protein sequence MSEKIFKINGIDICTESFGNPKNPAILLIMGATCSMVYWDEEFCELLASTGKFVIRFDNRDVGRSVAYEPRTSNYTVTDMAEDAIGVLDAYHIDKAHLFGMSLGGMIAQIAAIKHPERILTLTLLATSVIGSDDNTRDLPPMDERILTHHVNGTSIDWTNKNDVAEYLVSGSRLLCGSERIFDENRVYTQVKQEIERANNLLSMFNHALLQGDDAYEGVLHSIQAPTLVIHGTDDTALPFEHGLALIDEIPNSVLLTLKGAGHENHPDDWENIITAVSKHTSEI
- a CDS encoding DMT family transporter, giving the protein MVIFNYILVCIIFGTTFLTIKIGIEAGAPPLFSAGIRFFLAGIILMIIFKLKRKEIMPHIFSKRIMYAGFCLTFMTFASLYWSEQYISSGLAAVLSATGPMMILLIQAKRNREKLQKEQLVALVIALIGVIFVSLPGMHQQVSFIWSIACIVLVIGELFYGIGSIRSKEILSDLSNVSPFLINGIQMFYGGILLLIASIIVEQPNVTVLTSWSVQWPILYLIFIGSIGGHGLYYWLLSKTNPVFPSTWLYVSPLIAIIVGYIILGEPLNPIMGMGACFILIGVFLANRSTLRTYFKKGRLLEKEM
- the pdxR gene encoding MocR-like pyridoxine biosynthesis transcription factor PdxR — protein: MKIVLRKESNIPYYKQIYMQIVERVQSGMLSHGESLPSLRCMATDLQINVLTVRKAYKQLETKGYIRIEQGKGAYIYKRVKKDFKPIPYKWQQSRSINVMRSQYAMNKHRKYYDFSQAILYPRLLPNPFLADEMHKLLDKNPMLLATYGPVQGDYELRVEIANYLNEHQKLVTDPSQLLITSGAQQGIDLIAQTLLKPGDIVLVESPCYSAALDVFINKGVQIIPISLDNHGVRSDLIDDICQSKNPVLLYTNPTFQNPTGTVMSKERRMELIELAELYQFFIIEDDSFGEIYFEGAIVPPPIKSFDKDGHVIYIKGFSKTLAPGLRIAALFADGPIFEWLYAVKGSMDIGSPLLTQKALLPFLRAERMKNHLEKLRTALQMRRDLTIDILSPLKGLNFEIPNGGFNLWVKLPDSIDPFTLLQKANEVDVSFLPGTACLLNYETNDNQLRISYSMLNEKDMAIGLEKLHDTIRNSIC
- the secY gene encoding preprotein translocase subunit SecY; the encoded protein is MFRTISNFMRVAEIRRKILFTLAMLIVFRIGTFIPVPHTNAEVLKVQDQANVLGMLNVFGGGALQHFSIFAVGITPYITASIIVQLLQMDVIPKFSEWAKQGEMGRKKSAQFTRYFTIILAFIQAIGMSYGFNNIAGGQLITDQSWTTYLFIATVLTAGTAFLLWLGEQITANGVGNGISMIIFAGLVAAIPNVANQIYLQQFQNAGDQLFMHIIKIVLIGLVILAIVVGVIYIQQAVRKIPIQYAKAVSGNNQYQGAKNTHLPLKVNSAGVIPVIFASAFLMTPRTIAQLFPDSSISKWLVANLDFAHPIGMTLYVGLIVAFTYFYAFIQVNPEQMAENLKKQNGYVPGIRPGKATEQYVTKILYRLTFIGAIFLGAISILPLVFTKIATLPPSAQIGGTSLLIIVGVALETMKTLESQLVKRHYKGFIKKVN